In Mesoaciditoga lauensis cd-1655R = DSM 25116, the following proteins share a genomic window:
- a CDS encoding helix-turn-helix domain-containing protein — MEKKLSDEEIRELMALHRKTKDKKTAVRINSVILWAKGWKYKDICEALLISESFARNTVERYKLFGISGLRYEHYEGHNFKMTP; from the coding sequence ATGGAGAAAAAATTATCGGATGAAGAAATAAGAGAACTCATGGCTCTTCACAGGAAAACAAAAGATAAGAAAACAGCTGTTAGGATTAACAGCGTCATTCTATGGGCCAAGGGATGGAAATACAAAGACATATGTGAAGCTCTATTGATTTCAGAAAGCTTTGCAAGGAACACGGTTGAAAGGTACAAATTGTTTGGCATATCCGGTTTAAGGTACGAACACTACGAAGGTCACAACTTCAAGATGACACCTGA
- a CDS encoding Glu/Leu/Phe/Val family dehydrogenase has protein sequence MGSIYESALEKFGKAADLMKLDPGIRKILEHPKRQLIVEFPVEMDDGSTEVFTGYRVQHNIALGPAKGGVRYHPNVSLDEVKSLAFWMTFKCAVMGLPYGGAKGGVKIDPKKYSKKEIERVSRRYFSEISIIVGPDKDIPAPDVNTTPDIMAWFMDTYSMNVGYSSMGVVTGKPVGLGGSQGRTEATGRGVSAVAALGAKAKGMDISKATVAIEGFGNVGQYAALLLSTEKGAKIVALSDSRGAIYNSNGFDIKELMQYKVEHGTIADYPKAESKMSNEDLKKLDVDILVPAALENSITPELAKDVKAKIIVEGANGPLAEGADEVLNEKGILIIPDILANAGGVTVSYFEWVQDLQSFFWKHEQVNEALEEMMANAFNEVWKAKEEYSTDMRTAAYIVATNRVAFATQKRGIYP, from the coding sequence ATGGGAAGCATTTACGAGTCAGCGCTTGAGAAATTCGGTAAAGCTGCGGATCTAATGAAATTAGATCCGGGAATAAGAAAAATCCTGGAACACCCCAAGAGACAGCTTATTGTCGAATTTCCTGTGGAAATGGACGATGGATCTACCGAAGTGTTCACAGGCTACAGGGTGCAACACAACATAGCCCTGGGTCCAGCCAAAGGTGGTGTAAGATATCATCCTAATGTCTCTTTGGATGAGGTAAAAAGCTTGGCATTCTGGATGACTTTTAAGTGCGCTGTAATGGGACTTCCCTACGGTGGCGCAAAGGGCGGTGTGAAGATCGATCCCAAAAAGTATTCTAAAAAGGAGATCGAAAGAGTATCAAGAAGATATTTCTCAGAAATTTCCATCATAGTGGGGCCAGATAAGGATATTCCAGCCCCAGATGTGAACACCACGCCAGATATCATGGCATGGTTTATGGATACTTACTCAATGAACGTTGGTTATTCTTCAATGGGAGTTGTAACCGGAAAGCCAGTTGGGCTTGGTGGTTCTCAGGGAAGAACGGAAGCAACAGGAAGAGGCGTTTCGGCCGTCGCCGCTTTGGGAGCAAAAGCGAAAGGCATGGACATTTCCAAGGCAACTGTTGCCATTGAAGGTTTTGGAAACGTTGGTCAATACGCAGCACTTCTTCTTTCCACTGAAAAGGGCGCAAAAATCGTTGCTCTGAGCGATAGTAGAGGTGCGATTTACAACTCGAACGGTTTTGATATAAAAGAGCTCATGCAATACAAAGTTGAGCATGGAACAATAGCCGATTATCCAAAGGCGGAATCGAAGATGAGCAATGAAGATCTCAAAAAATTAGATGTTGACATTCTTGTGCCGGCGGCTCTGGAGAATTCAATAACGCCTGAGCTTGCTAAAGATGTAAAGGCGAAGATCATAGTGGAAGGTGCAAATGGTCCTCTAGCAGAAGGAGCAGACGAAGTTCTCAACGAAAAAGGCATCTTGATCATCCCAGACATCTTGGCAAACGCCGGAGGTGTTACGGTTTCCTACTTTGAATGGGTACAAGACCTTCAATCGTTCTTCTGGAAACACGAACAAGTAAACGAAGCACTTGAAGAAATGATGGCAAACGCCTTCAACGAAGTATGGAAAGCCAAAGAAGAATATTCAACGGATATGAGAACAGCCGCTTACATAGTTGCAACTAACAGGGTTGCATTTGCAACTCAAAAACGCGGAATATATCCATAA
- a CDS encoding Ig-like domain repeat protein translates to MPMTKGKLSLLLLAVALVAVLLSGCFLPKAADKTGPVITAPDQISATAGQQFTFNVSANDDSGVKFIRASFMGQVATATTSPASFTFTAPDNLVQPTTYPLDIVAVDNSENHNSTSKTINVNVWPTQSGTITTSVQLNNVNGLYMYPVGPQENGSVIFSVKILSGANLVKHVNVFVDGQSVPSTSTVSMLKASASATSVEAEYTFFYAITAEHAGPHSYYAEFYNQNGDLLQRSPTGWFYILYPAAQKVELSDATPLHNVSYITGDVSFTATATDYTSNYEAFIIKDNATTVLVNYPSTNILKTLSATKIVKKVYTFDVNTASMTDGSYTFEFLDRSVDGAVASDAHTYVVDNTPPVLKASYKGEVASNGEKLYVGISPSQFDVYMKDVNIDSYDATIMNASQKLPVTLSNEATVPVYVGNIAPSDGDTATFTAWAKDKADHKSTLTLTVVRDLVNPKIISATITGLATVGGVPYSAKATITVEASVTDKNLKSVALMLDGPSYTFQLTQDASTGLWTGTINLADEGVLPGTYKASIIATDLALNEATAATVPATVNVYREATNGIFTTSLETTPSTPVNGFVKSATITVNINPDWVYAINKVYLYKGTTVATSQAGNATSTYYFTSFTGTGTYHVVVEDNVAATTTQAEPAWTVKIDSTAPSALSISPNATAVKGSPEFTVKATDTESGVAYFELQYKDPDSTWVTIDSTSGNNLKEATFTWYNLQTLLDGEYELKLIAKDGVGNEAVATTTVINDSMGAPSVTFTPAATLIFTKNATQTVGFTVSNEGDIYATLTFFKPDSTVASQTYQPTSTHPYVASWKYPFDTPNATYTYKATVTDEAGHEATHTTLFVYDTMPASFSVDSSLPATIEGGATVTITIHATDNLSGIKSVTVNGQAAKLSASSTLSGVYDVASGTYVATFTAPDISKVATYSIVVYDNAGNEATAARAIYVDATAPKITVKFAGTGVTPAVDIISGHTYTVYASETAAATLTITATDDSESTVTLYATVGTWASSSTVISPTIISTTLNEATYTVTAWATDAFGHMATFDVATVTVVIDATAPTATLLVPSTLNLSNFDTAVATYTATDEHFYSATLTINGHAKAVAQTSTPTGVALNNSVFELAGLSGATVTATLTVYDKAGNSTTVTKQFYVDTVSPEIHMTGTIYKTTVGGSPAYAVDVNFGDKMRQPTTALASTDFQFYQDGTLWYNIDAGAGVSYDPNTGFLHIYNLLTPAGSVVSVAALADHTFTVKAATSVFVSAGGNPVSPNSTSVTFSIPYGSPNPNNK, encoded by the coding sequence ATGCCCATGACAAAAGGGAAACTGAGTTTACTGCTTTTAGCTGTGGCATTGGTAGCTGTGCTGTTGTCGGGTTGTTTCCTGCCGAAAGCTGCTGATAAAACAGGGCCAGTTATTACAGCTCCAGATCAAATTTCAGCAACGGCAGGCCAACAATTCACATTTAACGTATCCGCAAATGATGACTCTGGTGTTAAATTCATTAGAGCCTCATTTATGGGACAAGTTGCCACTGCGACAACAAGTCCAGCAAGCTTCACATTTACAGCGCCAGATAATTTGGTGCAGCCTACCACATATCCATTGGATATCGTGGCGGTTGACAATAGCGAAAATCACAATAGCACTTCCAAAACAATCAACGTGAATGTGTGGCCGACGCAAAGTGGAACCATAACAACATCGGTTCAGCTGAACAACGTAAACGGACTTTATATGTATCCTGTTGGACCGCAAGAAAATGGCTCTGTCATATTCAGTGTTAAAATTCTTTCAGGTGCGAACCTGGTGAAGCATGTTAACGTGTTTGTAGATGGACAAAGCGTTCCTTCTACTTCTACTGTCAGCATGCTTAAAGCAAGTGCAAGCGCTACTTCTGTAGAAGCTGAATACACTTTCTTTTACGCTATAACCGCAGAGCATGCTGGACCGCATTCCTATTACGCTGAATTTTACAATCAGAATGGTGATTTACTGCAAAGGTCTCCAACTGGATGGTTCTATATCCTCTATCCAGCCGCTCAAAAAGTTGAACTTAGCGATGCAACGCCACTTCATAACGTTTCTTACATAACTGGAGACGTTTCTTTCACCGCGACGGCAACCGACTATACTTCTAACTACGAAGCGTTCATCATAAAGGATAATGCAACAACTGTGTTAGTAAATTATCCTTCAACTAATATCCTCAAGACGCTGTCGGCTACGAAGATCGTTAAAAAAGTTTACACTTTCGACGTGAACACTGCATCCATGACGGATGGCTCTTATACATTTGAGTTCTTGGATAGATCCGTTGATGGCGCAGTTGCAAGCGACGCTCATACTTACGTGGTCGATAACACACCACCAGTTTTGAAAGCGTCTTACAAAGGCGAAGTGGCTTCAAACGGAGAAAAACTCTACGTTGGAATTTCTCCAAGTCAATTTGACGTTTACATGAAGGATGTAAACATTGATTCTTACGATGCGACCATCATGAATGCGTCTCAGAAGCTTCCAGTTACGCTTTCGAATGAAGCAACAGTGCCAGTGTACGTAGGTAACATTGCTCCAAGTGATGGAGACACGGCAACGTTTACAGCGTGGGCGAAAGATAAAGCCGATCATAAATCCACATTAACGCTTACGGTTGTGCGTGATTTGGTGAATCCAAAGATAATTTCTGCCACCATCACGGGACTCGCAACGGTTGGTGGAGTGCCATATTCTGCCAAAGCCACAATAACCGTTGAAGCAAGCGTTACAGATAAGAACCTTAAGAGCGTCGCTTTAATGCTTGATGGCCCAAGCTACACGTTCCAGTTAACCCAAGATGCTTCCACAGGACTTTGGACAGGAACGATCAATTTGGCAGATGAAGGCGTGCTTCCTGGAACTTACAAGGCAAGCATAATTGCCACCGACTTGGCTCTTAACGAAGCAACGGCAGCCACCGTTCCAGCGACGGTTAACGTTTACAGGGAAGCCACGAATGGCATATTCACGACTTCTCTTGAAACGACTCCGTCCACACCTGTAAACGGATTTGTCAAATCCGCGACAATCACAGTTAACATCAATCCTGATTGGGTCTATGCAATCAATAAAGTTTATTTGTATAAGGGAACAACTGTTGCTACCTCTCAAGCTGGCAATGCAACGTCAACATATTACTTCACATCCTTCACCGGAACAGGCACTTACCATGTCGTTGTTGAAGATAACGTTGCTGCAACAACGACTCAGGCAGAGCCTGCATGGACCGTGAAGATAGACTCTACAGCTCCATCTGCATTGAGCATTTCACCGAATGCAACAGCAGTGAAAGGTTCTCCAGAATTCACTGTAAAAGCAACAGACACGGAATCTGGAGTAGCCTATTTCGAATTGCAATATAAAGATCCTGATTCAACGTGGGTAACGATAGACAGCACTTCTGGAAACAATCTCAAAGAAGCAACGTTCACGTGGTACAACCTCCAAACTTTGTTGGATGGAGAATACGAATTAAAACTCATTGCAAAAGATGGAGTTGGAAATGAAGCAGTAGCAACTACGACTGTGATAAATGACAGTATGGGCGCACCAAGTGTAACATTTACCCCAGCTGCAACGTTGATATTCACGAAGAATGCAACGCAAACGGTTGGTTTCACCGTTTCCAACGAAGGAGATATCTACGCAACGTTGACGTTCTTCAAACCAGATTCAACTGTTGCGTCGCAGACATATCAACCAACTTCTACACATCCATACGTAGCATCGTGGAAATATCCATTTGATACTCCTAACGCAACCTACACGTACAAAGCAACTGTTACAGACGAAGCAGGTCATGAAGCAACTCATACCACTTTGTTTGTATACGATACGATGCCAGCGAGCTTTAGCGTTGATAGTAGCTTACCGGCAACTATTGAAGGAGGAGCCACTGTTACCATCACAATTCATGCAACTGATAATTTAAGTGGCATAAAATCAGTTACTGTTAATGGTCAAGCCGCAAAGTTGTCAGCATCTTCAACTCTTAGTGGTGTCTATGATGTTGCAAGTGGAACCTATGTTGCAACATTTACAGCACCTGACATATCAAAAGTTGCGACTTATAGCATAGTTGTCTACGATAATGCTGGAAACGAAGCAACAGCGGCTAGAGCTATATACGTGGATGCCACAGCTCCAAAGATAACCGTTAAATTTGCTGGAACAGGTGTTACTCCAGCGGTTGATATAATTTCTGGTCACACATATACCGTTTATGCTTCAGAGACAGCTGCTGCAACGTTGACCATAACCGCGACTGATGATAGCGAGTCAACTGTGACGCTTTACGCGACGGTTGGTACATGGGCTAGCAGTTCAACAGTAATTTCACCAACTATCATTTCCACGACATTGAACGAAGCCACATATACTGTGACTGCTTGGGCAACCGATGCGTTTGGACATATGGCAACATTTGACGTTGCAACCGTTACAGTTGTAATAGATGCCACTGCGCCAACAGCAACGTTACTCGTTCCATCAACATTGAATCTTTCGAACTTTGATACGGCTGTTGCAACATACACGGCAACTGACGAACACTTCTATTCAGCAACGCTTACGATTAATGGTCATGCTAAGGCGGTTGCTCAAACTTCAACGCCAACAGGTGTAGCGTTGAACAACAGTGTGTTTGAACTCGCAGGTTTAAGTGGAGCAACAGTAACTGCAACATTAACAGTCTACGATAAAGCCGGCAATTCTACAACTGTCACTAAGCAGTTCTATGTAGACACTGTATCTCCTGAGATACACATGACTGGGACAATTTACAAGACAACGGTAGGTGGTTCACCTGCTTACGCTGTTGATGTGAATTTTGGAGACAAGATGAGGCAACCAACAACAGCCCTTGCATCTACTGATTTCCAATTCTATCAAGATGGTACACTATGGTACAACATAGACGCTGGAGCCGGAGTTTCATACGATCCTAACACTGGGTTCTTGCATATTTACAATCTTTTAACACCTGCTGGCTCTGTTGTAAGCGTGGCAGCACTTGCCGATCATACGTTTACTGTCAAAGCAGCAACATCCGTGTTTGTGTCTGCTGGAGGTAACCCCGTGAGTCCAAACTCAACATCTGTGACTTTCAGCATACCTTATGGCTCTCCCAATCCAAACAACAAATAA
- a CDS encoding patatin-like phospholipase family protein: MKVGLALGSGGARGIAHIALLEKLRSMNVEIENVVGSSMGSVIGGLYCLYGLDGLMDRMMELVRINEDVIKKADEIMGKKHKLKDGVVEISRVVFAHSLLAGDILYDSLKQLFGSRKFSDCKTKFAAVAFDIDKGKSVVIDEGFILDAVVASSSVPGTFPPVRLGGMRLVDGGTASVIPVKESRGFGADFVIGVDVSPFSPDLSNTLALQYTVDDIKGKILADMDLNEADLAIKFNIARIQWYDFKKAEIVYQTAKKELEEVDFRSALKEKGRRAHMF, encoded by the coding sequence TTGAAAGTAGGGCTTGCGTTGGGAAGCGGTGGAGCCAGGGGAATTGCTCACATCGCGCTGTTGGAAAAATTACGCTCCATGAACGTTGAAATTGAAAATGTGGTGGGTTCTTCTATGGGAAGCGTTATAGGAGGCCTGTACTGTTTGTACGGTCTGGATGGGCTCATGGATCGTATGATGGAACTCGTGAGAATAAACGAAGATGTGATAAAAAAAGCTGATGAAATTATGGGAAAGAAACACAAACTGAAAGACGGTGTTGTTGAGATATCAAGGGTGGTTTTTGCCCACTCTTTGTTAGCAGGAGACATTCTTTACGATTCGTTGAAACAGCTTTTCGGTTCAAGGAAGTTCTCGGACTGCAAGACGAAATTCGCGGCGGTAGCTTTTGATATAGATAAAGGCAAATCCGTTGTCATAGACGAAGGTTTTATCCTCGATGCCGTTGTGGCAAGTTCTTCCGTTCCTGGGACTTTCCCTCCCGTTCGCCTTGGCGGAATGAGGCTTGTAGACGGAGGTACGGCAAGTGTTATCCCAGTTAAGGAATCAAGGGGATTTGGCGCCGATTTTGTCATCGGTGTTGACGTTTCTCCATTTTCGCCCGATCTTTCGAACACCCTTGCTTTGCAGTACACGGTTGACGATATAAAAGGAAAAATTCTTGCCGATATGGATTTGAATGAAGCTGATTTGGCCATAAAATTCAACATTGCCAGAATTCAATGGTATGACTTCAAAAAAGCGGAAATCGTGTATCAAACCGCTAAAAAAGAATTGGAAGAAGTTGATTTTCGTTCTGCTTTAAAGGAAAAAGGACGGAGAGCTCATATGTTCTGA
- a CDS encoding lysophospholipid acyltransferase family protein, with translation MEFIRYIRIFIAFLMYMLYAPFFTRKASRLKGEKKEEYIKFHVGRWGRRAFEWAKSEVVILGRENIPKEGPYIIVANHRSMLDISLIQGYINPHAGFIAKKELDKFFTIGDFLRVLGGELIDRDNPRDAIKAISRMIKRMKEEKQVVAIFPEGTRSQDGKVHEFKAGSMKIILKSKVPVLPMAIVGTDRSMPKGTFYIRRAKIVASVLPPIPPERFEGMKTPELAKLLRDVIVKEIERIEGGEKVAEGIEDKGVDAG, from the coding sequence ATGGAATTTATAAGATACATACGCATATTTATAGCATTTTTGATGTACATGCTTTACGCGCCTTTTTTCACTCGAAAAGCTTCAAGATTGAAGGGAGAAAAAAAAGAAGAGTATATAAAATTCCATGTTGGAAGATGGGGAAGAAGAGCCTTTGAATGGGCAAAAAGTGAAGTCGTTATTCTAGGAAGGGAAAACATTCCCAAAGAAGGCCCATATATAATAGTTGCCAATCATCGAAGTATGCTTGATATATCTCTGATTCAAGGTTACATAAACCCGCATGCAGGTTTCATAGCGAAGAAGGAACTTGATAAGTTCTTTACGATTGGGGATTTTTTGAGAGTTTTGGGAGGAGAACTCATAGATCGCGACAATCCAAGGGATGCCATAAAAGCCATTTCAAGGATGATAAAAAGGATGAAAGAAGAGAAACAAGTGGTGGCTATTTTCCCGGAAGGAACGAGGAGTCAAGATGGCAAAGTGCATGAATTCAAGGCCGGCTCGATGAAGATCATATTGAAATCGAAGGTGCCTGTGCTTCCAATGGCCATCGTCGGAACAGATCGTTCTATGCCAAAAGGAACGTTCTACATAAGAAGGGCTAAAATAGTGGCTTCCGTCCTTCCACCAATACCGCCTGAAAGATTTGAAGGTATGAAGACGCCAGAACTCGCCAAATTGCTTCGTGATGTAATAGTAAAAGAAATAGAGAGAATCGAAGGAGGTGAGAAAGTTGCTGAGGGAATTGAAGATAAAGGCGTTGATGCTGGATAA
- a CDS encoding bifunctional nuclease family protein, which produces MLRELKIKALMLDKNHNTPVVILGMEKSPMVLPIWIGSCEAMALSLALENTDFPRPLTHDLLINTIEALDAQVVKVVIDSLKENTYYAKLMLKDLTYPEMEDDPNSIIEIDCRPSDAIVIAAKKHVPIFTTDEVIVEGGVKVEESSSKDEKEKFKNFVEHLKIDDFKNYFQNDQSNQEQGEKGEDNQDD; this is translated from the coding sequence TTGCTGAGGGAATTGAAGATAAAGGCGTTGATGCTGGATAAAAATCACAATACACCCGTAGTTATACTCGGCATGGAAAAGAGCCCCATGGTGCTTCCGATTTGGATAGGTTCATGTGAGGCGATGGCACTTTCGTTGGCTCTTGAGAACACGGATTTCCCTCGCCCTTTAACGCATGATCTTCTGATAAACACAATAGAAGCGCTTGATGCACAAGTTGTAAAAGTGGTTATTGATTCTTTAAAAGAAAACACCTATTATGCAAAGCTGATGCTGAAAGATTTAACATATCCAGAAATGGAAGATGATCCAAATTCCATAATAGAAATAGATTGCCGTCCATCAGATGCCATAGTCATAGCTGCCAAAAAACACGTCCCAATATTCACCACGGATGAGGTCATAGTCGAAGGTGGTGTAAAGGTTGAAGAATCTTCGTCAAAAGATGAAAAAGAGAAATTCAAGAATTTCGTAGAACACCTTAAAATAGACGATTTTAAAAATTACTTTCAAAATGATCAAAGTAATCAAGAACAAGGAGAAAAAGGAGAAGACAATCAGGATGATTGA
- a CDS encoding polyprenyl synthetase family protein — translation MIDEYLKNFVSSLDVNPTLKKAAIYTLTLPGKRLRPKLLLASAKDFGVKEEEALKGAVAIEMMHAASLIHDDLPAIDDDDYRRGKASNHVVFGENFAILAGDFLFARALDLCNEMGNPKVSKAFSATLLQLIDGEARDVSLENKEASVEEILTMYKKKTGELFAFAFSFGPRMTGKEVEKYEKSGYNFGISFQILDDILDLTSTFEEIGKTPHKDEKQHKSTLIQKMGLEDSKKYADTLYEEILENIKDSPNLLREVRKVKESLAGRL, via the coding sequence ATGATTGATGAATATCTAAAAAATTTCGTTTCTTCCCTGGATGTTAACCCCACTCTCAAAAAAGCTGCCATTTACACCTTAACGTTGCCAGGAAAAAGATTGAGGCCAAAGCTTCTGCTGGCAAGCGCGAAAGACTTTGGGGTAAAGGAAGAAGAAGCTTTAAAAGGCGCGGTAGCTATAGAGATGATGCACGCCGCTTCGCTCATTCATGACGATCTTCCAGCCATCGACGACGATGATTACAGACGTGGAAAAGCTTCTAATCACGTCGTTTTTGGAGAAAATTTTGCCATCCTCGCAGGAGATTTTCTCTTTGCCAGAGCTTTGGATCTTTGTAACGAAATGGGAAATCCAAAAGTTTCAAAAGCCTTTTCAGCGACCCTTTTGCAATTGATCGATGGAGAAGCAAGGGATGTGTCTCTCGAAAACAAAGAAGCAAGTGTTGAGGAAATATTGACCATGTACAAGAAAAAAACGGGTGAACTCTTTGCTTTTGCGTTTTCTTTTGGCCCACGAATGACGGGAAAAGAAGTGGAGAAATACGAAAAAAGCGGTTATAACTTCGGTATAAGTTTTCAAATATTGGATGATATTTTGGATCTTACATCCACTTTTGAAGAAATAGGAAAAACCCCTCACAAAGATGAAAAACAGCATAAATCGACTTTGATCCAAAAAATGGGACTTGAAGATTCTAAAAAATACGCCGATACTCTTTATGAGGAGATCTTGGAGAATATTAAAGATTCTCCGAATTTGCTAAGAGAAGTTCGAAAAGTTAAGGAGTCGTTAGCGGGGAGACTATGA